Part of the Marinobacterium rhizophilum genome is shown below.
CGCGCCGGACTCGCCGCCGGTCCAGGTGCCGGACGTCACGATAACCAGACCTGTGATCGAGCAGATCAGGATCGTATCGATAAAGGTACCCAGCATGGCGACCAGGCCCTGGCGCACCGGGCTCTTGTTCTGCGCAGCGGCGTGGGCAATGGGGGCTGAACCCAGGCCCGCTTCGTTGGAGAAGATACCGCGCGCCACACCAAAGCGAATGGCGGCCCAGACAGCGGCGCCGGCAAAGCCACCTTCAGCTGCAATCGGCGAGAAGGCATGGGTGAAGATCAGGTCCAGGGCGTGGGGGATCTGTTCGGCATTGATGAAGAGAACGACCAGGCCCGCCACGATGTAGGACACCGCCATCACCGGCACCAGGGCGCCTGCCACATGACCGATACGGCGGATGCCGCCGATCAGGACCGCGCCCACCAGTACCATTACGAGTACACCGGTCACCCAGGTGGGCGTACCGAAGTTGGACTCCATTACGCTGGCGATCGAGTTGGCCTGTACGGTGTTACCGATACCAAAGCCTGCGATGGCACCGAAGATGGCGAAAGCCATGCCCAGCCAGGCCCACTTGCTGCCCAGGCCGTTCTTGATGTAGTACATGGGGCCGCCGACATGGTTGCCTTCTTCGTCGACTTCACGGTATTTGACGGCCAGAACGGCCTCGGCGTACTTGGTGGCCATGCCGACGAGGGCGGTGATCCACATCCAGAACAGCGCGCCAGGACCGCCGAGGAACACGGCGGTGGCGACACCGGCGATATTACCGGTACCCACGGTCGCTGACAGGGCGGTCATCAGGGCCTGGAACGGTGAGATTTCACCGGAGCTTTCGTCACCACTGGCGGTCTTGCGACCCCGCCACAGCAGCTTGAAGCCGGTACCCAGCTTGAGTATGGGCATCAGGCGCAGCCCCAGGGACAGGAAGAGTCCGACGCCCAGTATCAGGACCAGCATCATTGGCCCCCAGACAATACTGTTAATCTCTCCGATGATGGATTCGATCATTTCCATTAGAGGTAAGCCTCCTCGTTGTTATTGTTATCACCCGTCCCCGGGTAGGGGTTCGGCATGATATGAAGCCACCTGGCGATCAGCACAGGGGTGGCTGCAGTACGGTTCGACGCGACAGGTGCAGGGCACCGGCTTCTGTCGGTTATGTGTTTCGTGTAGGAAACAGATTCTATTTTAATCAGTTAACATTTCATTTGAAGCTATTTTTCCTCTTTCGAGGAAATTTTTATATTCTGCGTCGGGCACCAGGCGTCCGCCGGTCGTCCAGATCAGCTGTGTCGACTGCCCGGACAGCGACTCCAGCCCCTGGCTGCGAAGGTAGTCAGTGCCTTCGCTGAACAGTCGCGCGGGGCCCTGGATGCCCGCCGCGGCGGAGGGTTCGATGGCGATCTGTTCGCTGGCCTGCAGCCGGTACAGGTCACGGTAGAGGCTGTCGTCTGAAACCGTGTAAACCCCGGCCAGCTGACTGCGAATACGGCTGCAGACCCATTCGGACGCCAGCCCCACGGCCAGGCCATCGGCTTCGGTCTGGCAATTCAGGCCGATATCGTAGACCGAAGGCGTGCTCGGATCCTGCACGCCGAGCAGCACGCAGGGAGCCTGGGCGGGCTCGGCAAAGAAGCAGTGCACCGCGGCACCAAAGACCTGTTTGAGGCCAAAGCAGATACCGCCGGGCGCGCCGCCGACGCCGCAGGGAATATAGACCATTAGCGGATGTTCTGCGTCGACCGGGATGCGGGCCTTGGCCAGCTGGTCTCGCAGCCGCAGTGCCGCCACGGCATAGCCGTAAAACAGGCGGGGTGAGTTTTCGTCATCGACGAAGTAGCCACGGGGGTTGGCTTGGGTTTCGGCGCGGCCCCTGGCAACGGCGGCGCTGTAGTCACTGGCGTGCTCGATGACGCGCACGCCAAAGTTGCGTAGGCGCTGTTTCTTCCATTCCTTGGCATCGCTCGACATATGCACGCAGGTATCAAAGCCCAGCGCTGCGCCGATCACGCCGATGCTCAGGCCCAGGTTGCCGGTGCTGGCAACGCCCAGCAGGTGCTGTGCAAAGAGTGTGCGGGCTTCGGGGCCGGCGAGCTTCTGGTAGTCGTCATCGGTGCTGTGCAGAATGCCGGCGGCGAGGGCCAGGGATTCGGCATGGCAGAGTACTTCATGGAAGCCGCCGCGGGCCTTGACGGAGCCGGCGATCGGCAAATCATGGTCGGCCTTCAGCAGCAGGGTTCCCGGCACGGCGAGCGCCTGTTGCAGGGCGGGGACGGGCAGCAGGGGGGATTCGATCAGCCCCTGGCTGTGCGCAAGCTCGGGAAACAGCCGGACCAGCAGCGGGGCACAGCGTTGCAGCCGGGCGGCGGCGTCCTCGATGTCCTGCAGCTGGGGTTCGGGCGCCGTCTGGCTATAGGCCGGGTTTAGCCAGAATAATGGTTTTCCAAGGGCTAGCCGCTGTTCAATGGTGGGTGAGTTTTGTGCTGGCACCATTTATCCTTCATAAGTGGCTGTATCGAGGCGCGAATTCTGGGCTCAGGCTCGAGTAACCACAAGCAATGAAAATTCAATGCGCTTATAGCTCAGCTAAAGCTTAGCCCAGGTTAAAGTAAGCCAAGTTTAGACCCAAATCGGCATTTTGGGTCTACGCAAACCGGTGGGGCTCTGCTTTACTGAGTGCTTGACTGATACAGGCCCGGAGCCCTTGATGATTAATGCCCAGATTCTTGCAGCCCTGCGAACCTTTGAGGTGGCGGCCCGTGCGCTGAGTTTTACCCGCGCCGCCGAGCAGCTGCACGTCACCACCGGGGCCGTCAGCCAGCAAATCAAGCACCTGGAAACCCAGCTGGGGTTCAAGCTGTTTGAGCGTCTGCCCAGGGGGCTTAATCTCACCGGTGAAGGTCAGCAGCTGTATCTGGTGGTGCACAAAAGCCTGCAGGATCTGGATGGCTGCGTGCAGCGCCTGCAGCGCCAGATGCTGGAAGGGCAGATTCGTTTCAGGTCCACGCCATCCCTGTTGTTCAAGTGGCTGGTGCCGCGACTGCATCTGTTCCAGGCGGGCTACCCGGATATTCGCGTCGAAACCTTCGCCGAGGAGTCCCTGTTGCGCACCGAGCCAAGGGATTTCGACCTGGCAATCGATTACAGCTTTGGTGTCTACCGCGAGCTGGTGGCGACACCGCTACTGCAGGAAACCCTGTTTCCGGTGGCCAGTCCGGAGTATCTGGACACACGGAACTGGAAGGATCCTGCCAGCTGGCATGACGTTACCCTGTTACATGATTCCATGGCCTGGCACGAGGCGCGCCGCGATGCGGAGTGGCGTTTCTATCTGGACGAGGCCGGGCTGGGGGCGGTGGACAGTGATCGCGGTCACTATTTCAACCGGGCAGATCTGGCGATGGAAGCGGCGGCGGCGGGGCTCGGGGTGGCACTGGCACGTGGCCGGCTGATCGATTCGGACCTGGAGCGCGGGCGCCTGGTGGCCCTGTTACCGGCATTGCCCTCCTGCTGTTCCTACTACCTGATTCACCGGCCGGGCGCACTCGACAACCCCCGCATTCGGGTGTTTTTCGAATGGTTGTGCCAGCTGCCGGACGTGAGTATCTGATAGGTAGTCTAGGTAGTTGTTCTCCACAGCTTCGCTGCGGAAGTCGGAATTCGCTATGCTCATTCCATACGGGGTGTTGTTTGTAGTCTGATGAGTGAGCGAAGCGAATTCCGGGAAATGAGCCCCAAGCGAATTTCGAGGTGGCTTCTGTATTGTGTGTTTATTGCTCCTTGCCCCTTGCCCCTTGCCCCTTGCCCCTTTCGACCCCTTGGGGTCGCTGCGGTGCTGATGCTTCTGAGCCTGTCGATGAATAGCCCCTTTCTCGTTAATAGGTACGGGGCTTGTTGATGTCGATGGGTAGCGCCAGTGATTCCTTCACTTCTTCCATCACGATATAGCTCTTCGAGTTCTTCACCCCTGGCAGTGTCAGCAGCATTTCCCCCAGCAGCTCGCGGTATTCCGTCATGTCGCGGATGCGCGCCTTGAGCAGGTAATCCGAGTCGCCCGACACCAGGTGGCATTCCATGATGTAGGGCAGCTGGGCCACGGCCTTGTTGAAGCTGTCGAAGGCATCGGGTGACTGGTAGGACAGGGCGATCTCGACAAACACCAGCATGCTGTAGCCCAGGGCCGCCGGGTTGACGCGCGCATAATAGCCCTCGATATAGCCGTCTTTTTCCAGCCGTTTGACCCGCTCCATGCAGGGGGTGGTGGACAGTCCGACGCGGTCCGCCAGCTCGGTATAGGAAATGCGCCCCTCGAACTGCAGCGTACGCAGAATATTCATGTCTATTCGGTCAAGTTTGCGCTTTTTTTGACCGCCGCTGAAAGTTTCCATAATTATTTCCGGTCATTGTCATTATTGGCAGATTATTATCCGTATAAATGACAAAAACGCAAAAAAATTCTGAGAATTGTTCCCTATACTGCAATACATATTCTTGCTGTAGTTTAAAAAATAACCAGAGGGTAGCCAAATGCGCGTAATCGTTCTCGGTAGTGGTGTTGTCGGTGTTACCAGTGCCTGGTATCTCGCCAATGCAGGGCATGAGGTCACGGTCATCGATCGTCAGTCCGCGGCGGCGATGGAAACCAGCTACGGTAATGCCGGGCAGGTATCGCCGGGTTATTCGGCGCCCTGGGCTGCACCCGGTGTGCCCTTCAAGGCCGTCAAGTGGCTGATGCAGGACCTGTCGCCACTGATGATCAAGCCGACGACGGACTACCAGTTTTACGAGTGGATGAGCAAGATGCTCGCCAACTGCACCGAGAAAAAATACCACGTCAACAAGGGTCGCATGGTTCGCATCGCCGAGTATAGCCGCGACTGCCTCAAGACCCTGCGCCAGAGCATCGATATCGACTACGAACACCGCACTGGCGGCACCCTGCAGCTGTTCCGGACCCAGAAGCAAGTGGACGGTTCCGCCAAGGATATTCAGGTGCTGCGCGAGCTGGGCGTACCCTTTGCCGAGCTGGATCGTCAGGGCTGCGTCAGCAAGGAGCCGGCACTCAAGTATGTGCAGGACAAGATTGTCGGTGGCCTGCAGCTGCCAGGCGACGAAACCGGTGACTGCTTCAAGTTCACCCAGGCGCTGGCGGCGCGCTGCGAAGAGCGGGGCGTGAAATTCATGTACAACACCCAGATCGATGGCCTGATCATGGAGAAGGGTGACGTTGCCGGTGTGAAAACCGCGGCCGGCGTCATGAAGGCGGATCGCTACCTGGTGTGTATGGGCAGCTATAGCCCGATGCTGCTCAAGCAAATCGACATGCGTGCGCCCATTTACCCGGTGAAGGGTTACTCCCTGACGCTGCCGATCATCGACGAAAGCCGCGCGCCTGTGTCCACCGTGATGGACGAAACCTACAAGGTGGCGGTTACCCGCTTCAATGACCGTATCCGTGTCGGCGGCAGTGCGGAGCTGGCGGGCTTCGACCTGTCGATGCCGGAGAAGCGCCGTGCCAACGTCAACTTCGTGGTCTCCGATCTGTTTGGTGGTGGTGGTGACATGGAGCGTGCCGAATTCTGGACCGGCCTGCGCCCCATGACGCCGGATGGCACGCCGATCCTGGGCGAGACCCGTTATCCGAGCCTGTACCTGAATACCGGTCATGGCACCCTGGGCTGGACCATGTCGCTCGGCTCGGCCAAGTTTGTCTCTGACCTGATGAGTGGCAACAAGACCGATATCGACCCTGCGGGCCTGGGTATCGATCGTTACCCCTTCGCCTACGCGGGCTGATCGCCGGTTGCATTGAGCGCGAAGCTGCGGCCCCGGCGGCAGCTTCGCAGGGGCCTGGCTGCGTGATTCTGTCGCAGGGGCGCAGCAGCTAGTCGCTGACATTTGGCATCGAATCAAGGACACTTAGGCTTGTGGTTCCGGACTCCTCCGCCGGGGCTGCAATCCTAAGTGGCCTGCTGATCATTTGTGCTTCAGCATCAAGGCATTAACAGCGATTTATAAAATCAGTACCAAGGAAGTAAAATGGCTAACCGTAGCATCATCAATACCGAAAAAGCCCCCGCAGCAATCGGCACCTACTCCCAGGCTGTCAAGGTGGGTAACACCACTTACATCTCCGGTCAGATCCCGCTGGACCCGGCCACCATGGAAGTGGTCAACGAGTCCTTTGAAGCCCAGGCCGTGCGCGTATTCGAGAACCTCAAGGCGATCGCTGAAGAAGCCGGTGGTTCGCTGGATCATTGCGTCAAGCTGACCATCCTGCTGTCGGATCTCGCCAACTTCGCCCAGGTCAACGAAGTGATGTCCCGTTACTTCTCTGAGCCGTACCCGGCCCGTGCAGCCTATGCCGTCAAGCAGCTGCCCAAGGCGGTGGATATCGAAGTCGAAGCCATCATGGTAACCGGCGAGTAAGATTCGACGCCGGGGCGGGCGCTGTCCGCTCCCGGCTGTTCGCAGCGTAATCGGCATTCGGAGGAATGAGTATGAGTCGTGCAGCCAAGGCCAGTATCGATCTGGCCGCCATCCGTCACAACTATCGTCTGGCCCGCTCGCTGGCGCCCAATGCCAGGGCGGCGGCGATCATCAAGGCCAATGCCTACGGGCACGGCGCCGTGAAGGTGGCCCAGGCGCTGGCCGCCGAGGCGGATGCCTTTGGGGTGGCCTGTATCGAAGAGGCGATGGAGCTGCGTGACGCCGGTATCAAGCAGCCTGTCGTGCTGCTCGAGGGGTTCTTCGACGCCGATGAGCTGGATTACATTGCGCGCAACGGTCTCTGGACTGCGGTGCACAGCGAGCACCAGATTGATGCGCTGGCGGCGGCGGATCTGCCGTCACCGGTAAATGTCTGGCTGAAGATGGATTCGGGCATGCATCGACTGGGTATTCCGCCGCGCGATTTTCATGCGGCCTATACCCGGCTGCGTGCCTTGCCGCAGGTCGGCGAGATCACCCTGATGAGTCATTTTGCCTGTGCCGATGATCTGGCGCAGGATACCACCGAGCGCCAGATCGCGGTGTTTGATCAGGCGGTGGAAGGTATCGATGCCCCCCATAGCCTGGCCAACTCACCGGCGACCCTTGCCTGGCCCCAGGCGCGGCGCGACTGGCTGCGTCCGGGGCTGATGCTGTGGGGGGCGACACCGTTCGAGGTGGCGCAGGACGAGGCTGCGAAACTGCAGCCGGCCATGACGCTGAGCACCGAAATCATCGCCATCCACGACCTGGACGTGGGTGATGCCGTGGGGTACGGGGCCAGCTTTATCTGCCAGCGTCCGAGCCGCATTGCCACCATCGCCATGGGCTACGGTGATGGCTATCCACGTCATGCCGTCAGCGGCACCCCGGTGGTGGTCAATGGTCAGCGTACGGTAACGGCCGGCCGGGTCTCCATGGACATGATGACCATTGATATCACCGATATTGCCGATGCGAAAATTGGTGATGTGGTGGAACTCTGGGGGCGCCAACTGCCCGTGTCCGAAGTGGCGCAGTTCTGCAGCACCATTCCCTACACCCTGCTGACCTGCCTGACGCGCCGGGTGGCGCTGGAGTACCATAACGCCTGAGCGATAAGGTGGCTGCAAACGGCAGTGCATGAAAAAGCCCGCTACCGGATAACCGGTGGCGGGCTTTTTTGTGTCTTGCCAGTTTGCAGGGCCTTGATGGCAACCGAACTGCAATCAGGTGAGCCTGGTTGCGGTTCGGGCTGTTGCGCTCTGCTTACTTCTGCGGCGGGCGACGGTTCGGTGCTGCGCCGTCACGCGGCTTGCCGCGACCCTTGTTGGGGGCGCCGCGACCAGGGCCGTTCGGACGACGGGCGCCGCGCGAGGGGGCGCCGCGATCCGTATCCGGCGTTTCGCCTGCCGGGTGAATGTTCAGGCGCTGACCGCAAACGAAGGCCTTCTTCAGCACCTGCATGACCTTGGCGGGCATGCCGGCCGGAAGGTCAACGGTGCTGTAGTCATCGAACAGGTCGATCTGGCCGATCAGGTTGGCCGCCATGTTGGCTTCGTTGGCGATGGCGCCGACGATGTTTTTCGGCATGACGCCGTGGCTGCGGCCTACCATGACGACGAAGCGCTGCATTTCGATTTCCGGGTGATCCTTCAGCGGGCGGGCTGTGGGGTTCACATTGATCGGTCCGCGGCGTTCGCGTGGCTGGTCGTTGTATTCGCGCGGCTGCGGAATTTCACGCTCGTCCAGCAGCAGCGGCGTTTCGCCCTGGGCCAGCACGGCCAGGGCGGCAGCGATCTGCATCGGATCGGTGTCGTGTTCTTTCTGGTAGTCGGAGAGCAGGTCCAGGTAGGTGGAGATCTCGCCGCTGTCCAGGGTGTCGCTGATGCGCTGCATGAAGCGTTCAACGCGCTTTTCATTGATCACGCCCACGCTTGGCAGTTCGATGCGCTCGAGCGGCTGGCGGGTAGCTTTTTCAATG
Proteins encoded:
- a CDS encoding D-serine ammonia-lyase; the protein is MVPAQNSPTIEQRLALGKPLFWLNPAYSQTAPEPQLQDIEDAAARLQRCAPLLVRLFPELAHSQGLIESPLLPVPALQQALAVPGTLLLKADHDLPIAGSVKARGGFHEVLCHAESLALAAGILHSTDDDYQKLAGPEARTLFAQHLLGVASTGNLGLSIGVIGAALGFDTCVHMSSDAKEWKKQRLRNFGVRVIEHASDYSAAVARGRAETQANPRGYFVDDENSPRLFYGYAVAALRLRDQLAKARIPVDAEHPLMVYIPCGVGGAPGGICFGLKQVFGAAVHCFFAEPAQAPCVLLGVQDPSTPSVYDIGLNCQTEADGLAVGLASEWVCSRIRSQLAGVYTVSDDSLYRDLYRLQASEQIAIEPSAAAGIQGPARLFSEGTDYLRSQGLESLSGQSTQLIWTTGGRLVPDAEYKNFLERGKIASNEMLTD
- the alr gene encoding alanine racemase, with protein sequence MSRAAKASIDLAAIRHNYRLARSLAPNARAAAIIKANAYGHGAVKVAQALAAEADAFGVACIEEAMELRDAGIKQPVVLLEGFFDADELDYIARNGLWTAVHSEHQIDALAAADLPSPVNVWLKMDSGMHRLGIPPRDFHAAYTRLRALPQVGEITLMSHFACADDLAQDTTERQIAVFDQAVEGIDAPHSLANSPATLAWPQARRDWLRPGLMLWGATPFEVAQDEAAKLQPAMTLSTEIIAIHDLDVGDAVGYGASFICQRPSRIATIAMGYGDGYPRHAVSGTPVVVNGQRTVTAGRVSMDMMTIDITDIADAKIGDVVELWGRQLPVSEVAQFCSTIPYTLLTCLTRRVALEYHNA
- a CDS encoding D-amino acid dehydrogenase — protein: MRVIVLGSGVVGVTSAWYLANAGHEVTVIDRQSAAAMETSYGNAGQVSPGYSAPWAAPGVPFKAVKWLMQDLSPLMIKPTTDYQFYEWMSKMLANCTEKKYHVNKGRMVRIAEYSRDCLKTLRQSIDIDYEHRTGGTLQLFRTQKQVDGSAKDIQVLRELGVPFAELDRQGCVSKEPALKYVQDKIVGGLQLPGDETGDCFKFTQALAARCEERGVKFMYNTQIDGLIMEKGDVAGVKTAAGVMKADRYLVCMGSYSPMLLKQIDMRAPIYPVKGYSLTLPIIDESRAPVSTVMDETYKVAVTRFNDRIRVGGSAELAGFDLSMPEKRRANVNFVVSDLFGGGGDMERAEFWTGLRPMTPDGTPILGETRYPSLYLNTGHGTLGWTMSLGSAKFVSDLMSGNKTDIDPAGLGIDRYPFAYAG
- a CDS encoding alanine/glycine:cation symporter family protein, whose amino-acid sequence is MEMIESIIGEINSIVWGPMMLVLILGVGLFLSLGLRLMPILKLGTGFKLLWRGRKTASGDESSGEISPFQALMTALSATVGTGNIAGVATAVFLGGPGALFWMWITALVGMATKYAEAVLAVKYREVDEEGNHVGGPMYYIKNGLGSKWAWLGMAFAIFGAIAGFGIGNTVQANSIASVMESNFGTPTWVTGVLVMVLVGAVLIGGIRRIGHVAGALVPVMAVSYIVAGLVVLFINAEQIPHALDLIFTHAFSPIAAEGGFAGAAVWAAIRFGVARGIFSNEAGLGSAPIAHAAAQNKSPVRQGLVAMLGTFIDTILICSITGLVIVTSGTWTGGESGAALTSAAFAHALPGLGNYLVAISLAIFAFTTIIGWSFYGERCVEYIFGVKSIAPYRVLWILAIPAGAVLSLDFIWLVADTLNAFMAIPNLIALLLLSPVVFQVTREFFAEHKDL
- a CDS encoding LysR substrate-binding domain-containing protein codes for the protein MINAQILAALRTFEVAARALSFTRAAEQLHVTTGAVSQQIKHLETQLGFKLFERLPRGLNLTGEGQQLYLVVHKSLQDLDGCVQRLQRQMLEGQIRFRSTPSLLFKWLVPRLHLFQAGYPDIRVETFAEESLLRTEPRDFDLAIDYSFGVYRELVATPLLQETLFPVASPEYLDTRNWKDPASWHDVTLLHDSMAWHEARRDAEWRFYLDEAGLGAVDSDRGHYFNRADLAMEAAAAGLGVALARGRLIDSDLERGRLVALLPALPSCCSYYLIHRPGALDNPRIRVFFEWLCQLPDVSI
- a CDS encoding Lrp/AsnC ligand binding domain-containing protein is translated as METFSGGQKKRKLDRIDMNILRTLQFEGRISYTELADRVGLSTTPCMERVKRLEKDGYIEGYYARVNPAALGYSMLVFVEIALSYQSPDAFDSFNKAVAQLPYIMECHLVSGDSDYLLKARIRDMTEYRELLGEMLLTLPGVKNSKSYIVMEEVKESLALPIDINKPRTY
- a CDS encoding RidA family protein; translation: MANRSIINTEKAPAAIGTYSQAVKVGNTTYISGQIPLDPATMEVVNESFEAQAVRVFENLKAIAEEAGGSLDHCVKLTILLSDLANFAQVNEVMSRYFSEPYPARAAYAVKQLPKAVDIEVEAIMVTGE